From one Macellibacteroides fermentans genomic stretch:
- a CDS encoding efflux RND transporter permease subunit, which produces MKLDRFINRPVLSTVISIFIVILGILGLGSLPVEQYPDIAPPTISVSTSYTGANAQTVMNSVITPLEESINGVENMMYMTSSASNDGMAQIQIYFKQGTDPDMAAVNVQNRVSKALGLLPAEVTKVGVITAKRQTSMLMVLSLNSPDNKYDQTFIQNYASINVIPQIMRVPGVGDAMSPGARTYTMRIWLKPEVMAQYKLMPNDITAVLAEQNIEAAPGQFGENGGQSFQYIMKTKGRLQQTEEFENIVVKATTDGQVLRLKDVARIELGAQSYTVNTYTNGHPATVMIIFQTPGSNATEIIGNIKSLIKDTEKEMPEGLKFDVQMDTSDFLYASINKVLSTLLEAFILVVLVVYIFLQDFRSTLIPTIAIPVSLIGTFFMLYLFGFSVNLLTLSALVLAIAIVVDDAIVVVEAVHAKLDQGYKSGKQASLDAMSEISGAILSISLVMMAVFIPVSFMSGTSGVFYRQFGITMAVAIGFSALNALTLSPALCAIFLSPKHGEGENGKRKSFIDRFHIAFNTSYDMLLGKYKGGITRIINHRWLSMGLVVVSIVALVFFMKTTPSGMVPNEDTGTFMMAVNMAPGTSLERTEAAMAEVNEILKANPLIDISTQISGYGLLSGSGSSYGTYFCRLKNWDERKGKGQDVNSVIGMLYQQTAKVKDAQIFIFAPPMITGYGATSGFEMHLEDKTGGDLNQFFGFTQEFMGKLMQRPEVAVVQTSFNPTFPQYLVDVDAAKCKQAGISPSTVLTTLQGYYGGMYVSNFNRFGKLYRVYIQADPQDRINPESLNKIFVRNGAEMAPISQFMTLTKVYGPQVINRFNMYTSIGLNGAAAPGYTSGQAIKAIEEVAAETLPVGYSYEFSGMTREEHSTGSGTTAIVFALCLIFVYLLLSAQYESYILPLVVILSIPFGLAGSFVFAQLFGLENNIYMQIALIMLIGLLAKNAILITEFALQRRKSGMSIKWSAVLGATARLRPILMTSLAMIIGLLPLMFASGVGANSNKTLGAGAVGGMLIGVIFQIFVVPGLFVVFEYLQEKIKPIEKTGMDVEEVVPELAQYSNIDKE; this is translated from the coding sequence ATGAAGTTAGATAGATTTATTAATCGCCCCGTACTCTCGACGGTTATCTCCATTTTTATCGTCATCCTGGGTATACTGGGGCTTGGGTCGCTGCCTGTTGAGCAGTACCCGGATATTGCCCCTCCTACTATTTCGGTAAGTACCTCTTATACGGGTGCAAATGCCCAGACTGTAATGAATAGTGTTATCACTCCTCTGGAGGAGTCGATCAACGGGGTGGAGAACATGATGTATATGACATCTTCTGCATCCAACGACGGGATGGCACAGATTCAGATTTATTTCAAGCAGGGAACCGACCCCGATATGGCGGCGGTAAACGTGCAGAATCGTGTATCGAAGGCTTTGGGTCTGCTGCCTGCCGAGGTTACCAAGGTGGGTGTTATTACGGCCAAACGGCAGACCAGTATGTTGATGGTGCTTTCGTTAAACAGTCCGGATAACAAATACGACCAGACGTTTATTCAGAATTATGCCAGCATCAATGTTATCCCGCAGATTATGCGTGTACCCGGTGTAGGGGATGCCATGTCTCCGGGTGCTCGTACGTACACAATGCGTATCTGGCTGAAACCGGAGGTTATGGCGCAGTATAAGCTGATGCCTAATGATATAACGGCGGTTTTGGCCGAACAGAATATCGAGGCGGCGCCCGGACAGTTTGGTGAGAACGGCGGTCAGTCGTTTCAGTATATTATGAAGACTAAAGGTAGATTACAGCAAACAGAAGAGTTTGAGAATATTGTGGTGAAAGCTACAACCGACGGACAAGTTCTCAGACTGAAGGATGTTGCCCGTATCGAACTGGGTGCCCAATCGTATACAGTGAACACCTACACCAACGGTCATCCGGCTACTGTTATGATTATCTTCCAGACTCCGGGTTCGAACGCTACGGAAATTATCGGTAATATTAAAAGTCTTATAAAGGATACCGAAAAGGAGATGCCGGAAGGGTTGAAGTTTGATGTTCAGATGGACACAAGCGACTTCCTGTACGCTTCTATAAACAAGGTATTGAGTACGTTGCTTGAGGCCTTTATCCTGGTGGTGCTGGTTGTATACATTTTCCTTCAGGACTTCCGTTCTACGCTTATTCCAACCATTGCAATCCCGGTTTCGCTGATCGGCACCTTCTTTATGTTGTACCTGTTTGGGTTTAGTGTGAACTTGCTTACACTGAGTGCCCTCGTGCTGGCCATTGCGATTGTGGTCGATGATGCGATAGTCGTCGTCGAGGCGGTGCATGCCAAGCTGGACCAGGGCTATAAGTCGGGTAAACAGGCTTCGCTGGATGCGATGAGTGAGATATCGGGTGCTATCCTTTCTATTTCGCTTGTGATGATGGCCGTATTTATCCCTGTAAGCTTTATGAGCGGAACATCCGGGGTATTCTATCGCCAGTTTGGTATAACCATGGCTGTGGCTATCGGCTTCTCTGCCTTGAATGCCTTGACGCTGAGTCCGGCTTTGTGTGCGATTTTCCTGAGTCCGAAACATGGCGAGGGTGAAAACGGCAAGCGTAAAAGCTTTATTGATCGTTTCCATATTGCGTTCAATACTTCGTATGATATGCTTCTGGGTAAATACAAAGGTGGTATCACCCGGATTATCAATCACCGCTGGCTTTCGATGGGTCTGGTTGTGGTAAGTATTGTTGCGCTTGTATTTTTTATGAAAACAACTCCTTCCGGAATGGTTCCGAATGAGGATACGGGTACATTTATGATGGCTGTAAACATGGCTCCGGGTACATCACTCGAACGTACCGAGGCTGCCATGGCCGAGGTGAATGAAATTTTGAAGGCTAATCCCCTGATCGATATCAGTACCCAGATTAGCGGATACGGACTTTTATCCGGTAGCGGTAGTTCGTATGGTACCTATTTCTGCCGACTCAAAAACTGGGACGAGCGTAAAGGTAAAGGACAGGATGTTAACAGCGTTATCGGTATGTTGTACCAGCAAACGGCCAAGGTTAAGGATGCCCAGATATTTATATTCGCTCCGCCTATGATTACGGGTTATGGTGCAACCAGTGGTTTTGAAATGCACCTGGAAGATAAAACCGGGGGCGACCTGAATCAATTCTTCGGCTTCACGCAGGAGTTTATGGGTAAACTGATGCAGCGTCCGGAGGTGGCGGTTGTACAAACTTCGTTCAATCCAACCTTCCCTCAGTACCTGGTTGATGTGGATGCTGCCAAATGTAAGCAGGCGGGCATCAGTCCGAGCACGGTGTTAACCACGCTTCAGGGATATTACGGTGGTATGTATGTGTCTAACTTCAACCGGTTTGGTAAATTGTATCGTGTATACATCCAGGCTGATCCGCAAGACCGTATTAACCCGGAATCGCTCAACAAGATATTTGTTCGTAACGGAGCCGAGATGGCGCCTATCTCTCAGTTTATGACGCTTACCAAAGTGTACGGACCTCAGGTTATCAACCGTTTCAATATGTACACATCCATTGGTCTGAATGGTGCCGCGGCTCCGGGATATACATCCGGACAGGCTATCAAGGCTATTGAAGAGGTGGCTGCCGAAACTTTGCCGGTTGGTTACAGCTACGAATTTTCGGGGATGACCCGCGAAGAGCATAGCACGGGTAGCGGAACTACGGCCATTGTGTTTGCATTGTGTCTTATATTCGTTTACCTGTTGCTGAGTGCCCAGTACGAAAGTTATATTTTGCCTTTAGTTGTTATTTTATCCATTCCGTTCGGTCTGGCAGGCAGCTTTGTTTTTGCTCAGCTGTTTGGATTGGAAAACAACATTTATATGCAGATTGCCTTGATCATGTTGATTGGTCTTCTGGCCAAGAATGCTATCCTTATTACGGAGTTCGCACTGCAGAGAAGGAAATCGGGTATGAGTATCAAGTGGTCGGCCGTATTAGGTGCCACCGCCCGTTTACGTCCTATTCTGATGACTTCGCTGGCCATGATTATCGGTCTGCTTCCGCTGATGTTCGCTTCGGGTGTTGGTGCAAACAGTAACAAAACGCTGGGGGCAGGTGCTGTAGGCGGTATGCTTATCGGTGTGATATTCCAGATATTTGTGGTACCGGGATTGTTTGTGGTATTTGAATACCTGCAGGAAAAGATCAAACCGATCGAGAAAACGGGTATGGATGTAGAAGAGGTTGTACCCGAATTGGCACAGTATAGTAATATTGATAAAGAATAA
- a CDS encoding aldo/keto reductase yields the protein MKRREFIHAAALGSLALSIPQVRAFGSTWSNNFELPKRVLGRTGERVSSIAFGGIMLNDHSPEFAKEIVSKAIELGVTYFDVAPSYGNAEAKLGPALKPYRKNCFLACKTHERGSEGAEKTLNQSLTYLETDYFDLFQLHAITTRDDVEKAFAPGGAMEVIEKAKRDGKIRYVGFSAHSVEAALLAMEKYDFDTAMFPLNFACWNAGDFGPQIYEKALSRNMGVIALKAMALTANKPGQEKYDKNVWYQPVTDEETMKLALKFTLSKEIATAIPPGKSTLFLKAIEFMKDYKPITPLESEQLMALAAQTPPLFANK from the coding sequence ATGAAACGAAGAGAATTTATTCATGCCGCTGCATTAGGTAGTTTGGCACTCAGCATTCCGCAGGTAAGGGCTTTCGGATCTACCTGGAGCAACAATTTCGAGCTACCTAAACGGGTTTTAGGCAGAACGGGCGAGCGGGTTTCGTCCATTGCTTTCGGGGGTATTATGTTGAATGATCATTCGCCTGAATTTGCCAAAGAAATTGTTTCAAAGGCAATAGAGTTGGGGGTTACCTATTTTGATGTGGCACCCAGTTACGGTAATGCCGAAGCAAAGTTGGGTCCGGCCCTCAAACCATACAGAAAGAATTGCTTCCTGGCTTGCAAAACACACGAAAGAGGCAGTGAGGGTGCGGAGAAAACATTGAACCAGTCGCTTACCTATCTTGAGACAGATTACTTCGACCTGTTTCAGCTACATGCCATCACTACGCGTGATGATGTGGAGAAGGCTTTTGCTCCGGGCGGAGCCATGGAGGTGATTGAGAAGGCAAAACGGGATGGCAAGATACGTTATGTAGGTTTCTCGGCTCATTCGGTTGAAGCGGCTTTGCTTGCCATGGAGAAATATGATTTCGACACAGCTATGTTTCCCTTGAATTTCGCATGCTGGAACGCAGGCGATTTCGGTCCGCAGATTTATGAAAAAGCATTGTCGCGCAACATGGGTGTTATCGCACTGAAGGCTATGGCGCTTACGGCCAACAAACCCGGACAGGAAAAGTACGACAAAAATGTATGGTACCAGCCGGTAACCGACGAAGAGACCATGAAGCTGGCCTTGAAATTCACTCTTTCGAAGGAGATTGCTACAGCCATTCCTCCCGGAAAATCGACATTGTTTCTAAAAGCCATCGAATTTATGAAAGACTATAAACCCATTACGCCACTTGAGTCTGAACAGCTGATGGCACTGGCTGCTCAAACGCCTCCATTATTTGCCAACAAATAG
- a CDS encoding glycerophosphodiester phosphodiesterase family protein: MNEKKRQNVFLRLMCAGLLLTSLNVTAQSDAKISSPFRNHASISEYIAYKADGSIIVSGHRGGREKGYPENSQEGFKNIIGRMTAIFEIDPRLTKDSVIVLMHDATLDRTTSGKGKLVDYTWNELQHIRLKDSEGNVTPYKIPTLEEVILWSKGKTIVNLDKKDVPMEQIADLIRKLDAADYVMLTVHTGAQARYYYDRFPEILLSVFARNWKEYEDIAISGVPWKNMIAYVGPSINDENRKIVDLLHSHGVRCMISVAPTHDKLASAADRHSKYLMEIATHPDIIESDIPTEVNDALKAQAK; this comes from the coding sequence ATGAATGAAAAAAAACGGCAAAATGTTTTCCTTAGACTGATGTGTGCCGGTTTATTGTTAACCTCTTTGAATGTAACTGCTCAGTCCGATGCGAAGATTTCATCGCCTTTTCGGAACCACGCATCGATCAGCGAATACATAGCATATAAGGCCGACGGATCAATCATCGTAAGCGGTCACCGGGGCGGACGGGAGAAGGGTTACCCTGAAAACAGTCAAGAAGGATTTAAGAACATAATAGGCCGGATGACTGCCATATTCGAAATCGACCCCCGTCTTACAAAAGACAGTGTGATTGTCCTCATGCACGATGCTACCTTAGATCGTACCACTTCCGGTAAAGGAAAGCTGGTCGATTATACCTGGAATGAATTACAGCATATACGGCTGAAAGACAGCGAAGGCAACGTAACTCCATATAAAATACCTACGCTGGAGGAGGTTATCTTATGGAGCAAAGGCAAAACCATCGTTAACCTGGATAAAAAAGATGTTCCGATGGAACAGATTGCCGACTTAATCCGTAAGCTCGATGCAGCCGACTATGTGATGCTGACGGTCCATACCGGAGCACAGGCAAGATACTACTACGATCGTTTCCCTGAAATCTTATTGTCTGTCTTCGCCCGAAACTGGAAAGAATACGAAGATATCGCTATTTCGGGTGTGCCATGGAAAAATATGATTGCCTATGTGGGACCATCCATCAACGACGAAAACAGGAAGATAGTGGACCTACTGCATAGTCACGGCGTAAGGTGTATGATCTCGGTGGCACCTACACACGATAAGCTGGCATCTGCTGCCGACCGGCACAGCAAATATCTGATGGAGATTGCCACACATCCGGACATTATCGAATCGGATATCCCAACAGAAGTCAACGACGCTTTAAAAGCACAAGCAAAGTAA
- a CDS encoding efflux RND transporter periplasmic adaptor subunit, producing MSKEKRRLFTASVSVAAVLFLCLSLNSCGKQDQQRGQQIKELAVITLSGADVELSSSYPAVIKGKQDIEIRPQVSGFITRLAVDEGSVVKKGQTLFIIDPVQYEEAANAARATVQVAKANVATAELTAQNKRELAKNNIIGAYELQMAENSLLSSKAVLAQANAQLISAEKNLSYTRVSSPSDGVVGSIPFRVGSLVSPSIATPLTTVSDISEMYAYFSMTERQLLGYTSTGTSSKDILNTMPAVKLKLIDGSIYADSGKVETMSGVIDQATGSVSIRARFPNKNHILRSGGTGTVVIPAKMANCIVVPQKATFEIQDKRFVYVVDEQSTVKSTPIEIFTLDDGKNFVVTSGLKAGDKIVVEGISSLKDGMQIKAVTPEQAAAKNTGANSPAQGASK from the coding sequence ATGAGCAAAGAAAAAAGAAGATTATTTACGGCATCCGTTTCGGTAGCCGCAGTATTGTTTTTGTGTTTATCACTCAATTCTTGCGGGAAGCAAGACCAGCAAAGAGGTCAGCAAATAAAAGAACTGGCTGTAATAACTCTATCGGGTGCGGATGTTGAACTTAGCAGTTCGTATCCGGCTGTAATTAAAGGAAAACAAGACATTGAAATCCGTCCGCAGGTATCGGGCTTTATTACCCGGCTGGCTGTAGATGAAGGTTCTGTCGTTAAAAAGGGACAGACCTTATTTATTATCGATCCTGTTCAGTACGAAGAGGCTGCCAATGCAGCCCGGGCAACGGTACAAGTGGCCAAGGCCAATGTTGCAACCGCCGAGCTTACTGCACAGAATAAGCGCGAACTGGCTAAGAACAATATTATCGGTGCTTACGAATTGCAGATGGCAGAGAATTCGCTGTTGTCCAGCAAAGCTGTATTGGCTCAGGCTAACGCCCAGCTTATCAGTGCCGAGAAGAATTTGTCGTATACCCGCGTATCCAGTCCGTCGGACGGTGTTGTGGGAAGTATTCCTTTCCGTGTAGGTAGTCTGGTTAGCCCAAGCATTGCCACTCCTCTTACCACGGTATCGGATATTTCGGAGATGTATGCCTATTTTTCGATGACCGAGCGTCAGTTGCTTGGCTATACCTCGACCGGTACTTCTTCTAAAGATATTCTGAATACGATGCCTGCTGTTAAGCTTAAACTGATTGACGGAAGCATATATGCCGATAGCGGAAAGGTTGAAACCATGAGTGGTGTGATTGATCAGGCAACCGGATCGGTAAGCATCCGTGCCAGATTCCCAAACAAGAACCATATCCTTCGAAGCGGCGGTACCGGAACTGTAGTGATTCCGGCAAAGATGGCCAACTGCATCGTTGTTCCGCAGAAGGCTACTTTCGAGATTCAGGACAAACGTTTTGTTTATGTGGTGGACGAACAGTCTACTGTTAAAAGTACTCCTATTGAAATATTCACTTTGGATGATGGTAAGAACTTCGTTGTTACTTCGGGTCTGAAGGCCGGCGATAAGATTGTTGTAGAAGGCATCTCTTCGCTTAAAGATGGTATGCAGATCAAAGCGGTAACTCCGGAGCAGGCTGCCGCAAAAAATACCGGAGCTAATAGTCCTGCCCAGGGAGCTTCGAAATAA
- the lpxA gene encoding acyl-ACP--UDP-N-acetylglucosamine O-acyltransferase — MNNTISPLAFVSPDAKLGEGVTIHPFAYVDKDVVIGNNCTIMPYASVLSGTRMGNGNQIYQGAVLGATPQDFTFHGDESFLEIGNDNVFREGVLVSRSSHAGGKTVIGNKNFLMEGVHVCHDSRIADHCVIGIKTLVSGNSIIDSHAILSSMVIMFQDTHVGEWSMVRGGARFKKDVPPFVVTTANPTSYYGVNVKVLEYNKFPEKVIKHIAHAYEIIYHAKVSVTDALIRVEEEVPMSDEIRSLVKFIRSSGKGIV, encoded by the coding sequence ATGAATAATACAATTAGTCCACTGGCATTTGTCAGCCCCGATGCAAAACTAGGCGAGGGTGTTACCATTCATCCTTTTGCTTACGTTGATAAAGATGTTGTAATTGGAAACAATTGCACCATCATGCCTTATGCCAGTGTGTTAAGTGGTACCCGGATGGGAAATGGCAATCAGATTTATCAGGGAGCTGTGCTAGGTGCCACTCCTCAGGATTTTACCTTTCATGGGGATGAATCATTTCTCGAAATAGGTAACGACAATGTTTTCCGCGAAGGGGTATTGGTAAGCCGGTCGTCGCATGCGGGAGGAAAAACCGTAATCGGAAACAAGAACTTCCTGATGGAAGGAGTGCATGTTTGTCACGACAGCCGTATTGCCGATCATTGTGTAATAGGGATCAAGACCTTGGTTTCCGGCAACTCCATCATCGACTCGCACGCTATTCTGAGTTCGATGGTAATCATGTTCCAGGATACACACGTTGGAGAATGGAGTATGGTTCGCGGTGGAGCCCGTTTTAAAAAGGATGTTCCTCCTTTTGTTGTAACCACTGCCAATCCCACCTCCTATTATGGTGTAAACGTGAAGGTGCTTGAATACAATAAATTTCCCGAAAAGGTTATAAAGCACATAGCCCATGCTTACGAAATTATTTACCATGCAAAGGTAAGTGTTACGGATGCATTGATTAGAGTGGAAGAAGAGGTGCCGATGAGTGATGAGATCCGTTCGTTGGTTAAATTTATCAGAAGCTCGGGAAAAGGTATCGTCTGA
- a CDS encoding dehydroquinate synthase/iron-containing alcohol dehydrogenase family protein, which yields MNANIEKALADALQVEAIDKRAWSVVQDGLPGALSDPEGIAAGSEQAIGKLIEGLMLGGFAMQATQSSRPASGAEHQFSHLWNMEHFLNHGEHVSHGFQVSIGTIALTAFYEQVLQTDLSELDVEKACRLWPDRDESDARALKLFEGTDFPLIGVQETGAKYIPADELREQLQLLKSNWAETRSRLRSQLLPLSELRRRLERVGAPVEPEQIGLSRSRLREAFIRAQYIRRRYTVLDLAVRTGYLDTWLDQLFGADGIWEIK from the coding sequence ATGAATGCAAACATAGAAAAGGCTCTGGCCGATGCCTTACAGGTGGAGGCGATAGACAAAAGGGCCTGGTCGGTTGTGCAAGACGGACTGCCCGGTGCTTTGTCGGATCCGGAAGGGATTGCGGCAGGGAGCGAACAGGCTATCGGCAAACTGATTGAAGGATTGATGCTTGGCGGTTTTGCCATGCAGGCCACCCAATCCAGCAGACCGGCTTCCGGAGCAGAACATCAGTTCAGCCACCTGTGGAATATGGAACATTTCCTCAATCACGGCGAACATGTATCCCATGGATTTCAGGTCAGCATAGGAACGATAGCCCTAACCGCTTTCTACGAACAGGTGCTGCAGACCGATCTAAGTGAGCTGGATGTTGAAAAAGCCTGCCGGCTTTGGCCGGACAGAGACGAGTCGGATGCCCGTGCCCTGAAGCTTTTCGAAGGAACCGACTTCCCGCTTATCGGAGTTCAGGAAACCGGAGCGAAGTATATTCCGGCCGATGAACTGAGGGAGCAGCTCCAGTTGTTGAAAAGCAATTGGGCAGAAACCAGGAGCCGCCTTCGCAGTCAGCTTCTCCCGTTATCCGAACTGAGACGGCGACTCGAACGGGTGGGAGCACCCGTAGAACCGGAACAGATCGGGCTTTCGCGTTCACGATTACGCGAAGCCTTTATCCGGGCTCAATACATCCGCCGCAGGTACACAGTTCTCGACCTGGCGGTTCGTACAGGATACCTGGATACCTGGCTGGATCAGCTTTTCGGAGCAGACGGAATCTGGGAAATAAAGTAA
- a CDS encoding TolC family protein — translation MKIQIIGWMCATALLSSCHIYKSYERPEVQTAGVYRDTVSVNDTLVSDTANFGNLPWKEVFRDARLQALIEQGLAENISMQTALLRVEQAKAGLLAARLAFAPSLALTPNASVNSFDGSKAIQTYSLPASASWEIDLFGNLMNGAKGAKAGLLETDAYRQAVQTQVIANIANSYYTLLMLDKQLEITEKTAASWGEQVRAMKALKNLGMTNEATVAQSEAYYYQVQASLPEIHRQIRETENALSLLLGQTPQRIDRATLEEQEMPDTFSAGVPLQLLSNRPDVRQAEMALASAYYATNQARSAFYPKITLSGSAGWTNSAGGMIVNPAKFLASAVGSLTQPLFAKGQNIARLKISKAQQEEARLAFEHSILNAGTEVSNALFKYKAAGEKRTQREMQIQSLRSAVDKTKQLMQLSSSNYLEVLTAQQSLLSAELTGVKDSFDQIQSVVSLYQALGGGRGESNFK, via the coding sequence ATGAAAATACAAATCATAGGATGGATGTGTGCAACGGCTCTGCTGAGCAGTTGCCACATCTACAAATCATACGAACGGCCCGAAGTACAAACCGCCGGGGTGTATCGCGATACGGTAAGTGTAAACGATACCCTGGTTTCTGATACGGCCAACTTTGGAAACCTTCCCTGGAAGGAGGTTTTCCGCGATGCCAGACTTCAGGCACTGATTGAACAGGGACTGGCAGAGAATATAAGTATGCAGACGGCTTTACTGCGTGTTGAACAGGCTAAGGCCGGATTGCTTGCGGCCCGCCTGGCCTTTGCTCCGTCGCTGGCTCTTACACCCAATGCGTCTGTAAATAGTTTTGACGGCAGTAAGGCGATTCAGACTTATTCGTTGCCTGCCAGTGCCAGTTGGGAGATTGACTTGTTTGGTAATTTGATGAATGGCGCGAAAGGGGCTAAAGCCGGGTTGCTTGAAACAGATGCATACCGCCAGGCGGTGCAGACACAGGTCATAGCCAACATAGCCAACAGCTATTATACCTTGCTGATGCTTGACAAGCAGCTCGAAATTACAGAGAAGACAGCTGCTAGCTGGGGCGAGCAGGTAAGGGCTATGAAGGCGTTGAAGAATCTGGGTATGACCAACGAAGCTACCGTGGCTCAAAGTGAGGCTTATTACTATCAGGTACAGGCTTCGCTGCCGGAGATTCACCGTCAGATCCGCGAAACGGAAAATGCCCTTTCGCTGTTGCTGGGACAGACTCCGCAACGTATAGACCGTGCTACGCTGGAGGAACAGGAAATGCCGGATACCTTTTCGGCGGGTGTTCCTTTGCAGCTGTTATCGAACCGCCCGGATGTAAGGCAGGCCGAAATGGCTTTGGCCAGTGCCTATTACGCAACCAACCAGGCTCGTTCTGCCTTTTATCCAAAGATTACCTTGAGCGGATCGGCGGGGTGGACCAACAGTGCGGGTGGTATGATCGTAAATCCGGCCAAGTTCCTGGCTTCGGCTGTAGGTTCGCTTACACAACCGCTGTTTGCCAAGGGTCAGAATATTGCCCGTCTTAAAATATCCAAAGCTCAGCAGGAAGAGGCCCGTCTCGCTTTCGAACACAGCATCCTGAATGCCGGTACGGAGGTGAGCAACGCGTTGTTCAAGTACAAAGCGGCAGGCGAAAAGCGTACACAGCGCGAGATGCAGATCCAATCGTTACGTAGCGCGGTAGATAAAACCAAGCAGCTTATGCAGCTTAGTTCTTCCAACTACCTGGAAGTGCTTACGGCACAGCAATCGTTGCTGAGCGCAGAACTTACGGGTGTTAAGGATAGTTTTGATCAGATCCAGTCTGTTGTGAGCCTGTATCAGGCGCTTGGCGGTGGCAGAGGCGAAAGTAATTTTAAATAA
- a CDS encoding HU family DNA-binding protein has translation MAAKYNLFKNPPKGNKSEQETFHARIVPGRTIQTEQIARELATMSSVSTGDVISVLDNLSYMISVHLKEGNIVNLDKIGHFSISVSCPKQLTGDRKIRSASVRFKKVNFRCANELKQKFVSMTMKREPSGNENPLTPQQRQQRILDFLAKETSITSTQCISLNGCTRYAAIKDLKTLTEASKIKRLGVAKSIIYILP, from the coding sequence ATGGCAGCAAAGTATAACCTATTCAAAAATCCGCCCAAAGGGAACAAGAGTGAGCAAGAAACGTTTCATGCGCGGATTGTGCCCGGAAGAACCATTCAGACCGAACAGATTGCCCGCGAACTGGCCACCATGTCGTCCGTTTCCACCGGCGATGTTATAAGCGTGCTCGACAATCTTTCCTACATGATCAGTGTACACCTTAAAGAGGGAAATATCGTAAATCTGGATAAGATAGGCCATTTTTCCATTTCAGTATCCTGCCCGAAACAGCTTACCGGAGATAGAAAAATACGCTCGGCATCTGTCCGTTTCAAGAAGGTAAACTTCCGGTGTGCAAACGAACTTAAGCAGAAATTCGTCTCAATGACCATGAAAAGAGAGCCTTCCGGAAACGAAAACCCATTAACTCCGCAGCAACGGCAACAAAGAATTCTCGATTTCCTGGCTAAGGAGACCAGTATAACTTCCACCCAGTGCATTTCTCTTAACGGCTGTACCCGTTATGCGGCAATCAAAGACCTTAAAACTCTTACCGAGGCCTCTAAAATAAAAAGATTGGGAGTTGCCAAGAGCATCATCTACATCTTACCTTAA
- a CDS encoding HAD-IIA family hydrolase, which produces MKINSFIQLHERLKNIKHVALDMDGTIYNGSTLFPFTISFLEKLDKLGIGYSFLTNNPSKSITDYLLHLEAMGIPVKRDEMYTTAVATIQYLQNNYPEIKRLFILGTPSMMDEFEAAGFELTADSAEDKPDAVVVGFDKSLVYSRLCRTAWWISKQIPYLATNPDKVCPTDTPNILVDCGAICSCLEEATGRKPDMVIGKPDPRMLEGILQKHRLNPWEVAMVGDRIYTDIRMAYEARTLGVLVLSGESTLEDAEKSELKPDVIVDDLSKFGSMLEASRM; this is translated from the coding sequence ATGAAGATCAATTCATTCATCCAGTTGCACGAGCGTTTAAAAAACATCAAACACGTAGCACTGGATATGGATGGAACTATCTATAACGGAAGCACGCTGTTTCCCTTTACCATCTCGTTTTTAGAGAAACTGGATAAATTGGGTATCGGCTATTCTTTCCTGACCAACAATCCGTCTAAAAGCATAACAGATTATCTGTTGCATCTCGAGGCGATGGGAATTCCGGTTAAAAGAGACGAAATGTATACAACGGCAGTGGCAACCATTCAGTACCTGCAAAACAACTATCCGGAGATAAAACGGCTGTTTATATTGGGAACACCCAGTATGATGGACGAATTCGAGGCGGCAGGCTTCGAGTTGACGGCAGACAGTGCAGAGGATAAGCCCGATGCGGTTGTTGTGGGTTTCGACAAATCCCTTGTATATTCCCGTCTGTGCAGGACTGCCTGGTGGATATCCAAGCAGATTCCCTATCTGGCAACCAACCCCGACAAAGTTTGTCCCACCGACACTCCCAATATTCTGGTGGACTGCGGTGCAATATGTTCTTGTCTGGAAGAGGCAACCGGTCGCAAACCCGATATGGTAATCGGGAAGCCGGATCCCAGAATGCTGGAAGGTATATTGCAAAAGCATCGCCTTAACCCCTGGGAGGTTGCCATGGTGGGCGACCGTATCTATACCGATATCCGTATGGCGTACGAAGCCAGAACATTAGGTGTTTTGGTACTTTCGGGAGAGAGCACCCTGGAAGATGCCGAGAAGTCCGAACTGAAACCCGATGTAATTGTAGACGATCTTTCCAAATTCGGATCCATGCTGGAAGCATCCCGCATGTAG